The Nitriliruptor alkaliphilus DSM 45188 genome includes a region encoding these proteins:
- a CDS encoding DUF4212 domain-containing protein — protein sequence MDDGQRKAYWRRNVRLIGALLAVWFAVSFGAGILFVQPLNDLGTIFNVPIGFWFAQQGSIITFVVLIGIYVLRMDRLDDEFGVAERDEHGRRH from the coding sequence GTGGACGATGGGCAACGCAAGGCCTACTGGCGCAGGAACGTGCGACTGATCGGAGCGCTGCTCGCGGTCTGGTTCGCGGTCTCCTTCGGCGCCGGGATCCTGTTCGTGCAACCGCTCAACGACCTCGGGACGATCTTCAACGTGCCGATCGGGTTCTGGTTCGCCCAGCAGGGATCGATCATCACCTTCGTGGTGCTGATCGGCATCTACGTCCTGCGGATGGACAGGCTCGACGACGAGTTCGGGGTCGCCGAACGTGACGAGCACGGGCGGAGGCACTGA